Proteins encoded by one window of Halichondria panicea chromosome 8, odHalPani1.1, whole genome shotgun sequence:
- the LOC135339735 gene encoding structure-specific endonuclease subunit SLX1 homolog isoform X3 — protein sequence MSISTKSVNSVNLFTLLQDEMEDSDPSVDTGSSSDETECSDTTDPDSHIHTKGEFFGCYLLVSKNEKFKGRTYIGFTVDPNRRIKQHNGGHHMGGARRTSGKGPWEMVLIIHGFPSDIAALRFEWAWQHPAKSRRLGKGVVKRRSKESPLQFRFRVVTEMLSVGPWHRLPLTIRWLKQDYELPFPVTKQPPVHMPIAYGLVDISKPGKTQPAVCLTSDPESNDNNEESIESCEVCGSSSKQTSPAGPGVSCYHSGCMMWAHTTCLGPTLCGGEGNQLLPISGDCPRCGQLLLWGEMVRQLKSRLATKPTKPTHKKDPPSQPPPAKRRKTKHPPPQGEGSRDHWTHLLHV from the exons ATGTCGATTTCTACCAAATCTGTAAATTCTGTAAACTTATTCACACTGCTGCAAGATGAGATGGAGGATAGCGATCCCTCTGTAGACACTGGATCCTCATCAGATGAAACGGAGTGCTCAGATACGACGGACCCTGACTCTCACATTCATACCAAAGGAGAGTTTTTCGGCTGTTATCTTCTGGTCTCAAAGAATGAGAAGTTCAAGGGTCGGACGTACATTGGTTTCACAGTGGACCCCAACAGGCGAATCAAACAGCACAACGGGGGACACCACATGGGCGGGGCTAGACGTACGAGCGGCAAGGGACCGTG GGAGATGGTTCTGATAATTCATGGATTTCCGAGTGATATCGCTGCTCTTAGG TTTGAGTGGGCGTGGCAACATCCTGCCAAGTCTCGTCGCCTCGGGAAGGGTGTGGTCAAGCGGAGATCAAAGGAGAGTCCGTTGCAGTTCCGGTTCCGAGTTGTCACGGAGATGCTCTCTGTGGGACCGTGGCATAGACTACCACTCACCATCAG ATGGTTAAAACAAGACTATGAGCTTCCTTTCCCTGTCACCAAGCAACCCCCAGTACACATGCCCATTGCCTACGGACTAGTGGACATCTCAAAGCCTGGGAAGACTCAACCTGCAGTTTgtttgacctctgaccctgaaTCTAACGACAATAATGAAGAGAGCATTGAGTCTTGTGAAGTGTGTGGAAGCTCATCAAAA CAGACCTCACCTGCTGGACCTGGCGTGAGCTGCTACCATTCAGGCTGCATGATGTGGGCCCATACCACCTGTCTGGGACCCACGCTGTGTGGTGGGGAGGGGAACCAGTTGTTACCCATTAGTGGAGATTGTCCTCGCTGTGGGCAACTGTTGCTATGGGGAGAGATGGTGAGACAATTGAAGTCCAGGCTGGCAACCAAGCCAACCAAGCCAACACACAAAAAG